A genomic region of Microbacterium schleiferi contains the following coding sequences:
- a CDS encoding DNA cytosine methyltransferase, giving the protein MGEQLPVVSLFSGAGGLDLAVERADAEPLASSDRGSGLLRVSVATDYNEPALQTLKANFDGAATLTGDIRQVPTEQILATAGLRAKEPVLVVGGPPCTPFSKSGFWLEQKRESRDPNASLLDEYVRVVRESRPEAFILENVQGLTYKTHKAQFDRLLKGLGELGYNPQWKVLLAADYGVPQLRRRVFVVGRRDGEKFEFPGPTHSGWSEHSRTVDASKIPHVTASQAFVGLPRLVRAAEDEIVEGNYGQLAAEIPPGQNYLWHTERYGGRNHFEWRSRYWTFLLRLDPNRPSTTLQAQPGPWVGPFHWENVRTASGDERARRLRVNEMLRLMSFPDEFKIEGTRADVQRQLGNAVPLELGKAVVRALMDQLGYLDRQQAVREVVSA; this is encoded by the coding sequence ATGGGCGAGCAGCTCCCGGTGGTGAGCCTGTTCTCCGGAGCGGGCGGACTCGACCTCGCCGTAGAGCGTGCCGACGCCGAGCCCCTTGCCTCTAGCGACCGGGGCAGCGGCCTCCTTCGCGTGTCGGTCGCCACGGACTACAACGAGCCCGCGTTGCAGACGTTGAAGGCGAACTTCGACGGCGCCGCGACCCTCACCGGTGATATCCGACAGGTCCCCACCGAGCAGATCCTCGCCACCGCAGGGCTGCGGGCCAAGGAGCCTGTGCTCGTCGTCGGCGGGCCGCCGTGCACCCCGTTCAGCAAGTCCGGATTCTGGCTGGAGCAGAAGCGGGAGAGCCGCGACCCGAACGCTTCGCTGCTGGACGAGTACGTCCGTGTCGTCCGTGAGTCACGCCCTGAGGCGTTCATCTTGGAGAACGTGCAGGGCCTGACGTACAAGACCCACAAAGCCCAATTCGACCGACTCCTCAAGGGACTCGGCGAACTCGGCTACAACCCGCAGTGGAAGGTGCTGCTCGCCGCGGACTACGGAGTCCCGCAGCTGCGCCGCCGCGTGTTCGTCGTCGGCAGACGCGACGGTGAGAAGTTCGAGTTCCCCGGGCCCACCCACTCAGGATGGAGCGAGCACAGCCGCACCGTCGACGCCAGCAAGATCCCTCACGTCACTGCGTCTCAGGCGTTCGTCGGGCTGCCCAGGCTGGTCCGCGCTGCTGAGGACGAGATCGTCGAGGGCAATTACGGACAGCTCGCGGCGGAGATCCCGCCGGGACAGAACTACCTCTGGCACACCGAACGCTACGGCGGCCGCAACCACTTCGAGTGGCGCAGTCGCTACTGGACCTTCCTGCTCCGGCTCGACCCCAACCGGCCCTCCACCACCCTCCAGGCACAGCCCGGCCCGTGGGTTGGCCCGTTCCACTGGGAGAACGTCCGCACCGCCTCCGGAGACGAACGCGCAAGACGCCTCCGCGTCAACGAGATGCTGCGCCTCATGTCCTTCCCCGACGAATTCAAGATCGAAGGTACCCGCGCGGACGTGCAGCGTCAGCTCGGGAATGCTGTCCCGCTTGAGCTTGGCAAGGCTGTGGTCCGAGCGTTGATGGATCAGCTCGGTTATCTCGATCGCCAGCAAGCTGTCCGCGAGGTCGTTTCCGCCTGA
- a CDS encoding LysM domain-containing protein, which translates to MSRVTRIALGAMAGIAGVALGVTSMTGCSASSELRTASPDETDAASSGAAPLPDSTTPSPPSGPDTQTIDGHTFSAIGPGDCATNAMVAIDREGPGKLLGELTDMGASEYAAGPVGYDEHGRIETYTVQPGDALAAIGERFCIDYITVGIHNHRMPPGKTIQPGDILVLRPDPTVTWSPDDGYAAPNP; encoded by the coding sequence ATGAGCCGCGTCACAAGAATCGCACTCGGGGCTATGGCCGGTATTGCTGGTGTCGCTCTCGGCGTCACCAGCATGACGGGGTGCTCAGCGTCGTCGGAACTTCGCACGGCATCCCCGGATGAGACGGATGCGGCATCCTCGGGCGCCGCTCCGCTCCCTGATTCGACGACGCCCTCACCGCCCAGTGGACCAGATACCCAGACGATCGATGGCCACACGTTCTCTGCGATCGGCCCCGGAGACTGCGCAACCAACGCGATGGTCGCCATCGACCGAGAAGGGCCGGGGAAGCTCCTCGGCGAGCTGACCGACATGGGAGCGTCAGAGTACGCAGCCGGCCCGGTGGGCTACGACGAACACGGGCGGATCGAGACCTACACGGTGCAGCCCGGCGACGCACTAGCCGCCATCGGCGAGCGCTTCTGCATCGACTACATCACCGTCGGGATCCATAACCACCGGATGCCTCCCGGGAAGACGATCCAGCCCGGCGACATCCTGGTGCTCCGCCCAGACCCGACTGTGACGTGGTCGCCCGACGACGGATACGCCGCCCCGAACCCGTGA
- a CDS encoding SIR2 family NAD-dependent protein deacylase, translated as MVHEMRQQVDYIRAALEQEKKPLGFLIGAGAPMSIRPNGVPLIPGLEELTARIRTDIDPAYATAIDTLISHLDPKDAGNLEALLNYVRSLASLPGSSDIRGVSVDVLSKLDAEICKVVRMHVDQPLPAGDSPYLALALWIGAVRRLVPAQLFTTNYDLLLEQALERQRVAYFDGFMGSREPSFDLQAIEEDQLPSRWTLLWKLHGSINWSQNSDGEVVRRPADADDASSALVYPSHLKYDQSRRLPYLAMMDRLKAFMRRPGAILITTGFSFRDQHINEVIDQSLRANPTASVQGLLFGSLDGYDEAVSLAKNLPNLLLLAEDAAVVGTVSSPWAPAESEPDGSTTPTKCTLGDFAELGNLLRNLTGDLPHKDTTDE; from the coding sequence GTGGTTCATGAGATGCGACAGCAGGTGGACTACATCAGGGCCGCCCTGGAACAGGAGAAGAAGCCGCTCGGGTTTCTGATCGGAGCAGGCGCACCGATGTCGATCCGACCGAATGGGGTTCCGCTCATTCCTGGGCTTGAGGAACTGACGGCCAGAATCCGCACGGACATCGATCCGGCCTACGCCACCGCCATAGACACTCTTATCAGCCACTTGGATCCCAAGGACGCGGGCAACCTCGAAGCCCTTCTGAACTACGTTCGCTCGCTCGCGTCACTTCCCGGCTCCAGCGATATCCGCGGAGTCAGTGTCGATGTTCTCTCCAAACTCGATGCTGAAATCTGCAAAGTAGTTCGGATGCATGTAGACCAGCCTTTACCGGCCGGCGACAGTCCATACTTGGCTCTCGCGCTGTGGATTGGTGCTGTACGACGACTAGTTCCGGCTCAGCTGTTCACCACCAACTACGATCTCCTACTTGAGCAGGCGCTGGAACGCCAACGCGTCGCCTATTTCGATGGCTTCATGGGATCACGCGAGCCAAGTTTCGATCTGCAAGCGATTGAAGAGGATCAGCTGCCGAGCCGGTGGACTCTCCTGTGGAAGCTTCACGGCTCAATCAACTGGTCGCAGAATTCGGACGGAGAAGTGGTCCGACGTCCTGCCGATGCAGATGATGCTTCATCCGCTCTTGTATATCCCAGCCACCTAAAGTACGACCAAAGCCGCCGTCTTCCTTATCTTGCGATGATGGACCGACTCAAGGCCTTCATGCGTCGACCTGGAGCTATCCTCATCACGACCGGTTTCTCCTTTCGCGATCAGCACATCAACGAAGTCATCGATCAATCATTGAGGGCGAACCCGACCGCCAGCGTGCAAGGTCTGCTCTTCGGATCACTGGACGGCTACGACGAGGCTGTATCGCTAGCGAAGAACCTGCCGAACCTGCTCCTCCTGGCCGAGGATGCTGCTGTTGTGGGAACCGTTTCGAGTCCCTGGGCACCGGCTGAATCCGAGCCGGATGGCTCAACAACGCCGACGAAATGCACGCTCGGAGACTTCGCTGAGCTTGGCAATCTTCTCCGCAACCTCACCGGTGATCTCCCGCATAAGGACACTACCGATGAGTAA
- a CDS encoding DUF2809 domain-containing protein: MGDSAGAGRWVLIRRSACAGALAVLVIAGLAVHTMLPDTAGTDIAGDALYAAAVYAFVAGIAVRQSPLVVGAIAVTWCVGIELFQLTGLPLAAGAAFPPAMLVLGTVFDPRDLVVYVVTIVAVTATDAGIGRLRDKRR; encoded by the coding sequence ATGGGAGATTCCGCCGGCGCCGGCCGCTGGGTCCTGATCCGACGGAGTGCATGCGCCGGGGCGCTGGCGGTGCTGGTGATCGCCGGCCTCGCGGTCCACACGATGCTGCCGGACACCGCGGGGACCGACATTGCGGGGGACGCGCTCTACGCGGCTGCGGTGTATGCGTTCGTTGCCGGGATCGCCGTGCGGCAGTCCCCGCTCGTTGTCGGAGCCATCGCCGTGACCTGGTGTGTGGGCATCGAGCTGTTTCAGCTCACGGGCCTGCCGCTCGCCGCCGGGGCGGCGTTCCCGCCCGCCATGCTCGTGCTCGGAACCGTCTTCGACCCCCGAGACCTTGTCGTATACGTGGTGACGATCGTCGCCGTGACCGCGACGGATGCGGGGATCGGACGCCTCCGGGACAAACGCCGCTGA
- a CDS encoding L,D-transpeptidase codes for MATTRTLTRRNAGWIALAVAGVLVAAALVIASIVASWRGEPLAAAPSPTPTATVEPTPTPTPTLIGPAADTTDYDLAGLPEITVFAVVPELPVDDDPFGGLTGVAARAAGAAVPVFAEPGAAPVASLPRDYYYDGTVVPVIEQYDAWVKVMLVGRQAYPSGGNSGQLTGWLRTQDVELTAQEALVEVSLGDRTVDIVRGGDRQRVAADFGSGVEATPTPLGRSFIMTVRTEPTFTYTRGNPITYLSVQSPTLDGFDGGDVAVTAFHYHDTRSGRVSNGCLRVDEAAAHALSTLPLGTPVIIRE; via the coding sequence ATGGCCACGACGCGCACGCTCACCCGACGGAACGCGGGATGGATCGCGCTTGCTGTCGCCGGTGTCCTCGTCGCGGCGGCGCTCGTCATCGCATCGATCGTCGCGTCGTGGCGGGGCGAACCGCTCGCGGCAGCGCCGAGCCCCACACCCACGGCGACCGTCGAGCCCACACCAACGCCCACACCCACACTGATCGGGCCCGCCGCGGACACGACCGACTACGACCTCGCCGGACTCCCTGAGATTACCGTCTTCGCCGTCGTTCCCGAGCTGCCCGTCGACGACGATCCGTTCGGCGGGCTGACCGGCGTCGCCGCTCGAGCGGCAGGCGCCGCAGTCCCTGTTTTCGCCGAGCCCGGTGCAGCGCCGGTGGCGTCCCTCCCGCGTGACTATTACTACGACGGCACCGTGGTGCCGGTGATCGAGCAGTACGACGCATGGGTGAAGGTCATGCTTGTAGGCCGTCAGGCCTATCCCTCCGGGGGAAACTCCGGGCAACTGACCGGATGGCTCCGGACGCAGGATGTCGAGTTGACGGCACAAGAGGCGCTCGTCGAGGTCTCTCTCGGCGACCGCACCGTCGACATCGTTCGAGGCGGGGACCGGCAGCGCGTCGCCGCCGACTTCGGGTCCGGCGTGGAGGCGACCCCAACGCCCCTCGGTCGCTCCTTCATCATGACGGTGCGCACCGAGCCGACCTTCACCTACACGAGGGGCAACCCGATCACCTACCTGTCGGTGCAGAGTCCGACTCTCGACGGGTTCGACGGTGGCGATGTCGCCGTCACCGCCTTCCACTATCACGACACCCGTTCCGGTCGAGTGTCGAACGGATGCCTGCGCGTCGATGAAGCGGCAGCGCACGCGCTCTCAACACTTCCGCTTGGGACTCCGGTGATCATCCGCGAATGA
- a CDS encoding KTSC domain-containing protein has protein sequence MNREPVTSSNLSSVGYDESSQTLEVEFKNGNIYQYFDVPSSEHIELMRSDSVGTYFSANIRTAYRYTRL, from the coding sequence ATGAATCGGGAGCCAGTAACGAGTTCGAACTTGTCCTCCGTCGGCTACGACGAAAGCAGCCAGACGCTGGAGGTCGAGTTCAAGAACGGCAACATCTACCAGTACTTCGATGTGCCAAGTTCGGAGCATATCGAACTCATGCGTTCAGACAGCGTCGGAACCTATTTCTCCGCGAACATCCGAACTGCATATAGGTATACGCGCTTGTAG
- a CDS encoding DEAD/DEAH box helicase has product MASSLDNATDEAEPLASEPTFADLGLDDAVMKALKDVGYETPSAIQAATIPPLLAGRDVVGLAQTGTGKTAAFALPILSRLDLSQKTPQALVLAPTRELALQVCEAFEKYASHLRGVHVLPVYGGQGYGQQLSALRRGVHIVVGTPGRIMDHLEKRTLDLSELKYLVLDEADEMLTMGFAEDVETILADTPATKQVALFSATMPAQIRRISAQYLNDPDEITVKTKTTTSANITQRYLMVSYPQKVDALTRILEVENFEGMIVFTRTKNETETLAEKLRARGYTAAAISGDVAQAQRERTVNQLKSGKLDILVATDVAARGLDVDRISHVVNYDLPIDTESYVHRVGRTGRAGRTGAAISFVTPRERRMLTSIEKATRQPLTEMKLPSVDDVNATRLTRFDDAITAALADPAQIGIFRDIIAHYVEHHDVPEADVAAALAVVAQGDTPLLLEPDAAPEQRFSRDEQDRSGRGGRERNGRSDRGPRGGGGPRTTYRISVGRRQKVEPRQIVGALANEGGLRREDFGAIQIRPDFSLVELPADLPRDTLKRLENTRISGRLIELKPDRFGNSAKREGRPPRR; this is encoded by the coding sequence ATGGCCTCTTCCCTCGATAACGCGACCGACGAGGCCGAGCCCCTCGCATCCGAGCCCACCTTTGCCGACCTCGGTCTCGACGACGCGGTCATGAAGGCGCTGAAGGATGTCGGCTACGAGACGCCTTCCGCCATCCAAGCCGCGACCATCCCTCCCCTGCTGGCAGGACGCGACGTGGTCGGGCTCGCCCAGACCGGCACCGGAAAGACCGCGGCGTTCGCGCTGCCGATCCTCTCCCGGCTCGACCTGTCGCAGAAGACCCCGCAGGCGCTCGTGCTCGCACCCACCCGCGAGCTGGCCCTGCAGGTGTGCGAAGCGTTCGAGAAGTATGCGTCGCACCTGCGCGGTGTGCACGTGCTGCCTGTGTACGGCGGACAGGGCTACGGTCAGCAGCTCTCGGCGCTGCGCCGCGGCGTGCACATCGTCGTCGGCACCCCGGGCCGCATCATGGACCACCTCGAGAAGCGCACTCTCGACCTGTCTGAGCTGAAGTACCTCGTGCTCGACGAGGCCGACGAGATGCTCACGATGGGCTTCGCGGAGGATGTCGAGACGATCCTCGCCGACACGCCCGCCACCAAGCAGGTAGCCCTCTTCTCGGCGACGATGCCCGCGCAGATCCGCCGCATCTCGGCGCAGTATCTCAACGATCCCGACGAGATCACGGTCAAGACCAAGACCACCACTTCGGCCAACATCACGCAGCGCTATCTGATGGTGTCGTACCCACAGAAAGTCGACGCCCTTACGCGCATCCTCGAAGTCGAGAACTTCGAGGGCATGATCGTCTTCACGCGCACCAAGAACGAGACCGAGACCCTCGCTGAGAAGCTGCGCGCCCGCGGATACACGGCGGCCGCGATCAGCGGCGACGTCGCCCAGGCGCAGCGCGAGCGCACGGTGAACCAGCTCAAGAGCGGCAAGCTCGACATCCTTGTCGCCACGGATGTCGCGGCCCGCGGCCTCGACGTCGACCGCATCAGCCACGTCGTCAACTACGACCTGCCGATCGACACCGAGTCGTATGTCCACCGCGTCGGACGCACGGGACGCGCCGGTCGCACGGGAGCTGCGATCAGCTTCGTGACGCCTCGCGAACGTCGGATGCTGACCTCGATCGAGAAAGCCACGCGGCAGCCGCTGACCGAGATGAAGCTGCCGAGTGTCGACGATGTCAACGCAACGCGACTCACGCGATTCGATGACGCCATCACGGCGGCGCTCGCGGACCCGGCGCAGATCGGGATCTTCCGCGACATCATCGCGCACTACGTCGAGCACCACGATGTTCCGGAGGCGGATGTCGCGGCGGCGCTCGCCGTCGTCGCACAGGGCGATACGCCTCTGCTGCTCGAACCGGATGCAGCACCCGAGCAGCGGTTCTCACGTGATGAGCAGGATCGGTCCGGGCGCGGCGGACGTGAGCGCAACGGACGCTCCGATCGCGGCCCCCGTGGCGGAGGCGGACCGCGAACGACCTACCGAATCTCCGTCGGCCGGCGCCAGAAGGTTGAGCCGCGCCAGATCGTCGGAGCCCTAGCCAACGAGGGGGGCCTTCGCCGCGAGGACTTCGGCGCAATCCAGATCCGCCCGGACTTCTCACTCGTCGAGCTGCCCGCGGATCTCCCGCGCGACACGCTGAAGCGCCTCGAGAACACCCGCATCAGCGGCAGGCTCATCGAACTCAAGCCCGACCGCTTCGGCAACTCGGCTAAGCGCGAGGGCCGCCCGCCGCGCCGTTGA
- a CDS encoding EamA family transporter: MGAGASYALYALASKLLLDRGWSFQAAMGILFGVAAVASAPLLVATGPAWLLTPEGLALALWLGLVTTAVAYLLFGWGLRRLSPTTVATLTLAEPLGATLLGVWVLHEQLTAVSAVGLAVLAAGLVALSLPVARKETTDVASPP; the protein is encoded by the coding sequence CTGGGCGCCGGTGCCTCCTACGCGCTCTACGCGCTCGCGAGCAAGCTCCTGCTCGACCGCGGATGGAGTTTCCAGGCGGCGATGGGAATCCTGTTCGGCGTGGCTGCCGTGGCGAGTGCGCCGCTCCTGGTCGCGACTGGCCCGGCCTGGCTCCTGACTCCAGAAGGTCTTGCCCTCGCGCTCTGGCTCGGTCTCGTCACGACCGCGGTCGCCTACCTCCTGTTCGGATGGGGCCTGCGGCGGCTTTCGCCGACGACGGTGGCGACCCTCACGCTCGCCGAGCCGCTCGGCGCGACGCTGCTGGGAGTATGGGTGCTGCACGAGCAGCTGACGGCGGTGTCCGCCGTCGGGCTCGCGGTACTGGCAGCGGGGCTGGTCGCGCTCTCGCTCCCGGTCGCTCGGAAGGAGACGACGGATGTCGCCTCGCCGCCGTGA
- a CDS encoding helix-turn-helix transcriptional regulator, with protein sequence MATSDVEALARMRLRSVRTTLGYSLDEVAERSNLSASTISRIETGKRALSIDVLVPLAEALQISLDDLFHAEDDDDVVIRPTQRSYGARTTWALNRIDGRTMAMKMRLEPEPEVPATRVHPGFDWFLVLEGRVLLQLGERRIEVAQGEAAEFSTMTPHAISAIDAPAELVMVFDREGQRAHLHR encoded by the coding sequence ATGGCGACCAGCGATGTGGAAGCGCTCGCACGGATGCGGCTGCGCAGCGTTCGGACGACCCTTGGGTATTCGCTCGATGAGGTCGCCGAACGGAGCAATCTCAGCGCATCGACGATCAGCCGCATCGAGACCGGCAAACGGGCGCTCAGTATCGATGTCCTTGTGCCACTCGCGGAGGCGCTGCAGATCAGCCTCGACGATCTGTTCCACGCCGAAGACGACGATGATGTCGTCATCCGACCGACCCAGCGCAGCTACGGCGCACGGACGACGTGGGCCCTCAATCGCATCGATGGCCGCACGATGGCGATGAAGATGCGGCTCGAGCCCGAGCCCGAGGTGCCGGCGACACGCGTGCATCCTGGCTTCGACTGGTTCCTCGTCCTCGAGGGCCGCGTGCTGCTGCAGCTCGGCGAGCGACGCATCGAGGTCGCGCAGGGTGAGGCTGCCGAGTTCTCGACCATGACCCCCCACGCGATCAGCGCCATCGACGCGCCTGCAGAGCTCGTCATGGTGTTCGACCGCGAAGGTCAGCGGGCGCACCTGCACCGCTGA
- a CDS encoding ATP-binding protein, giving the protein MSNDPTHIGDVTNVQGDTITAAVRPEAAPGLTFSRGHAYFVGQVGAYVRIPLGLVDLFAVVVQVGSSAQLDEPVEGTVPGRPWMRLELLGEAHRDGTFDRGVARYPSIGDRVLLVTTNDLNRIYEVKDRSKSVRIGHVANAPHLPAMIDVTRLVTRHAAVVGSTGSGKSTTVSAILSALASPSRFPSSRVLLVDVHGEYSHAFGDLAMSLQVDATESAPGSRTAHQLYLPYWALPFEDFIFLALGPVDDNSATIVQSSVTDAKRAYADRHPELGLNVNAVTADTPLPFSIRKLWMSLHEMHFSTHTAAPSAQTDDTRAYALDATGRELRGDIETVTPPTYRPATAGGKDRIYLSASSINLRRQTDALGAKLRDPRYDFLFRPGPWDVSLAGEAQEDLGEFLKVWLGADRPIVIADLSGVPNQVLQRVVSVLLRLLYESLVWARKLSEGARERPLLVVLEEAHRYLNDSNDTAGEIVERIVKEGRKFGVGALIISQRPSEIRPTVLSQLGSFIVLRLSNTSDRGLVRSTLPDNLSGLFDAVPVLRTGEALIIGDIVKLPTRVVIDVPEARRPDSADPEVIGRDYPGGWDVPRVPQDYDDVAWAWRRLTPNSRRVIANDPTNQDEATP; this is encoded by the coding sequence ATGAGTAACGATCCCACCCATATCGGCGATGTGACTAACGTTCAGGGCGACACGATCACCGCGGCTGTTCGCCCCGAAGCGGCACCCGGATTGACATTCTCTCGTGGACACGCCTACTTCGTCGGGCAGGTGGGTGCATACGTCCGCATCCCGCTAGGCCTAGTCGATCTCTTCGCTGTCGTCGTACAAGTGGGCTCGTCCGCCCAGCTAGATGAGCCTGTCGAAGGCACCGTTCCCGGACGGCCATGGATGCGTCTAGAACTGTTGGGGGAAGCGCATCGCGATGGCACCTTCGATCGAGGCGTCGCCAGATATCCATCTATCGGAGACCGGGTCCTTCTAGTCACCACAAATGACTTGAATCGCATCTATGAGGTGAAGGACCGCAGTAAGTCGGTTCGGATCGGTCATGTTGCTAACGCACCTCACCTTCCGGCGATGATCGACGTGACCAGACTCGTAACTCGTCATGCCGCTGTGGTCGGGAGCACCGGAAGTGGGAAATCCACAACGGTGTCCGCGATCCTCAGTGCCCTCGCTTCGCCAAGTCGATTTCCGTCGTCAAGGGTTCTTCTCGTTGACGTTCACGGCGAGTACAGCCATGCTTTCGGGGACTTAGCGATGAGTCTTCAGGTTGATGCGACCGAGAGCGCGCCGGGGTCAAGAACAGCCCACCAGTTGTATCTGCCGTACTGGGCTCTTCCGTTCGAGGACTTCATCTTCCTTGCGCTCGGCCCAGTCGACGACAACTCCGCCACGATCGTCCAGTCGTCCGTCACCGACGCCAAACGCGCATACGCTGACCGTCACCCCGAGCTCGGATTGAACGTCAACGCAGTCACTGCCGACACTCCCCTTCCGTTCAGCATAAGGAAGCTCTGGATGTCGCTGCATGAGATGCACTTCTCGACTCATACCGCCGCGCCCAGCGCGCAGACAGACGACACGCGAGCGTATGCATTGGATGCGACCGGCCGTGAGCTACGCGGCGATATCGAGACTGTTACGCCACCGACTTATAGACCGGCCACAGCGGGTGGAAAAGACCGCATCTATCTCAGTGCTTCAAGCATCAACCTACGGCGACAGACCGATGCGCTAGGAGCCAAGCTGCGTGATCCGAGATACGACTTCTTGTTCCGTCCCGGGCCTTGGGATGTTTCTCTGGCAGGCGAAGCCCAGGAAGACCTTGGCGAGTTCCTCAAGGTTTGGCTCGGCGCGGACAGACCGATTGTGATCGCCGATCTTTCCGGAGTCCCAAATCAGGTGTTACAGCGCGTCGTTAGTGTACTTCTTCGCCTTCTCTACGAATCACTGGTGTGGGCACGAAAACTCTCAGAGGGTGCGCGTGAACGGCCGCTTCTTGTCGTACTGGAGGAAGCCCATCGTTACCTGAACGACAGCAACGATACGGCAGGTGAAATAGTCGAGAGGATCGTGAAGGAAGGCCGTAAGTTCGGGGTCGGTGCGCTCATCATCAGTCAGAGACCTAGCGAGATTAGGCCGACCGTGCTCTCCCAGCTGGGCTCTTTCATCGTGCTACGGCTGAGCAACACGTCAGATCGCGGTCTTGTACGGTCGACGTTGCCCGACAACCTGTCGGGCCTATTTGACGCCGTGCCCGTGCTACGCACGGGTGAAGCCTTGATTATCGGCGACATCGTCAAACTTCCAACCCGGGTTGTTATCGATGTGCCCGAGGCCAGGCGGCCCGACAGCGCAGATCCAGAGGTAATCGGCCGCGACTATCCCGGTGGATGGGATGTTCCTCGGGTCCCGCAAGACTATGACGATGTCGCGTGGGCATGGCGCCGCCTAACACCAAACAGTCGTCGCGTGATCGCTAACGATCCCACTAATCAAGATGAGGCAACACCATGA
- a CDS encoding bifunctional NAD(P)/FAD-dependent oxidoreductase/class I SAM-dependent methyltransferase gives MVTDTPHAHTAAPARTRRCDVAVIGGSAAGLAGALQLARQRRSVIVVDDGTPRNAPADHMHGYLGRESTPPAELRAIGRGEVRSYGGEVLSGRVVDVSREGDLFRVELSGGSALLARRVLVASGLTDVLPEIDGLRERWGRSVIHCPFCHGWEVRDQRVVQIVTDPLNLHATALMRHLTDRLSVVLHEGVDAHDTAVQALEASGVPVHAAAVERVTDADGALRIELEGGAHLAADAVLVGARFQARVEALGGLGLGATPHPSGWGDVLTADATGRTAVEGVFAAGNVVDPAVQVLHAAANGSMVGAQIAFSLAHEDLAAGSRPSGVEAEWDDRYGEGQIWSGNPNGTLVAEVSMLAPGRALDVGAGEGADALWLAENGWQVTASDVSSRALDRIRQEARRRGLDIRTWHVDANSVHPYAGETFDLVSLQYGSFTRTPDGRGVRSLLEAVAPGGTLLVVSHDTAWARDAGDSAEHTRMFDPDAYVGVTEIAAALAADGGWRIEVHEKRPRPAGAASGDHVEDVVLRAVRLGG, from the coding sequence ATGGTCACCGACACCCCTCACGCGCACACCGCCGCCCCCGCCAGGACGCGTCGCTGCGATGTCGCCGTCATCGGCGGGTCTGCCGCAGGACTGGCGGGCGCCCTACAGCTGGCGCGGCAGCGCCGCTCGGTGATCGTCGTCGATGACGGCACGCCACGGAATGCGCCCGCCGACCACATGCACGGCTACCTCGGCCGCGAAAGCACTCCGCCCGCCGAGTTGCGCGCGATCGGCCGTGGGGAAGTGCGCTCGTACGGTGGGGAGGTTCTGTCGGGTCGCGTCGTCGATGTCTCCCGCGAGGGCGACCTGTTCCGCGTCGAGCTCTCGGGTGGGAGCGCGCTGCTCGCACGGCGTGTCCTCGTGGCGTCCGGACTCACCGACGTGCTTCCAGAGATCGACGGCCTTCGCGAGCGCTGGGGCCGTTCGGTCATCCACTGCCCCTTCTGCCACGGCTGGGAGGTGCGCGACCAGCGTGTCGTGCAGATCGTGACCGACCCTCTGAACCTGCACGCGACAGCCCTCATGAGGCACCTCACCGACCGTCTGTCGGTCGTGCTCCACGAGGGCGTCGATGCCCACGACACCGCTGTCCAGGCGCTCGAGGCGTCCGGTGTGCCCGTGCATGCGGCGGCGGTCGAACGCGTCACGGATGCCGACGGCGCTCTCCGCATCGAGCTGGAGGGCGGCGCGCACCTGGCGGCGGATGCGGTGCTGGTCGGTGCGCGATTCCAGGCGCGCGTCGAGGCGCTCGGCGGGCTGGGGCTCGGCGCCACCCCTCACCCGAGCGGCTGGGGGGACGTGCTCACGGCGGATGCCACGGGTCGTACCGCGGTCGAGGGCGTGTTCGCGGCGGGAAACGTCGTCGATCCCGCTGTGCAGGTGCTCCACGCCGCCGCGAACGGCAGCATGGTCGGCGCACAGATCGCCTTCAGCCTCGCCCACGAGGATCTTGCGGCAGGTTCCCGTCCCTCGGGCGTCGAGGCCGAGTGGGATGACCGCTATGGCGAGGGACAGATCTGGAGCGGTAATCCGAACGGCACTTTGGTCGCGGAGGTTTCGATGCTCGCTCCCGGCCGGGCGCTGGATGTCGGTGCGGGAGAGGGGGCAGATGCTCTCTGGCTCGCCGAGAACGGATGGCAGGTCACGGCATCCGATGTCTCGTCGCGCGCGCTCGATCGGATCCGGCAGGAGGCGCGGCGCCGCGGCCTCGACATACGCACGTGGCACGTCGACGCCAACAGCGTCCACCCGTACGCAGGGGAGACCTTCGATCTCGTCTCGCTGCAGTACGGCTCGTTCACGCGCACGCCTGATGGCCGCGGCGTGCGGAGCCTGCTCGAGGCGGTCGCTCCGGGCGGCACCCTCCTGGTCGTCTCGCACGACACGGCGTGGGCTCGCGACGCGGGCGATTCTGCCGAACACACCCGGATGTTCGACCCGGATGCTTACGTCGGCGTCACCGAGATCGCGGCGGCACTCGCCGCGGACGGGGGCTGGCGGATCGAGGTGCACGAGAAGAGGCCGCGTCCAGCGGGGGCAGCCAGCGGGGATCATGTCGAGGATGTCGTGCTGCGGGCCGTCCGCCTTGGGGGATGA